A genome region from Trichoderma asperellum chromosome 7, complete sequence includes the following:
- a CDS encoding uncharacterized protein (BUSCO:EOG092D2VEA), producing the protein MAASCSRCKAPDAKFELRNVATCENCFREYVDSKVIKRFTVLQRETRASPKPEPRRYVAGLSFGPSSTALTQILDKTAQYQASRKGSSPFEPLVVHIDTDLSHPADAHDTPAQKLLARYREKFPNVSLECVHLSKVLSVNTIDWTTIPIPGDGSDVERLRQFFSSLPSVTSRADSLRLFIRHLLLHVALERSYSALLFGHSTTALASLTLSEVANGRGFAVPWQISDGLFAVCTYRRTADPASAGESSQEESKIQFPIYYPLREILKNEIVTYLSTMPSVQDLIPSPDKASSSVVSHKDQSIEEVMARYFDGVEGPYSGIVTNVVRTAGKLDRLETSQYCRLCGITLDEEGDSTWAGELGDDPADSSLTQSKGKLCYGCKRSMGG; encoded by the exons ATGGCGGCATCATGCTCGCGCTGCAAAGCGCCAGATGCAAAGTTTGAGCTGCGAAACGTTGCGACTTGCGA GAACTGCTTCAGAGAATATGTTGACTCCAAGGTCATCAAGCGGTTCACTGTACTGCAGCGAGAGACCAGGGCGTCTCCGAAGCCTGAGCCTAGGAGATACGTTGCTGGCCTTTCCTTTGGACCCTCCTCGACTGCACTCACTCAGATCCTTGACAAGACTGCGCAATACCAGGCGTCAAGGAAGGGATCATCGCCCTTTGAGCCCCTCGTGGTTCACATTGACACAGACCTCTCTCACCCCGCCGATGCGCATGATACCCCTGCCCAGAAGCTTCTTGCGAGATACCGCGAGAAGTTCCCCAACGTCTCACTGGAGTGTGTTCATTTAAGCAAAGTTCTCAGCGTCAACACAATTGACTGGACTACGATACCGATTCCTGGAGACGGAAGCGATGTTGAGCGGCTACGGCAATTCTTTTCGTCGCTCCCTTCGGTGACTTCACGTGCTGACAGTCTAAGGCTGTTCattcgccatcttctccttcacgTGGCCCTGGAAAGGTCGTACTCTGCCCTGCTATTTGGCCATAGCACCACTGCATTGGCTAGCCTGACGCTGTCTGAGGTTGCTAACGGCAGAGGCTTTGCGGTTCCTTGGCAGATTAGCGACGGACTGTTTGCAGTCTGCACCTACCGCCGGACCGCAGATCCGGCCAGCGCCGGTGAATCAAGTCAAGAAGAATCCAAGATTCAGTTCCCCATATATTACCCCTTACGAGAGATTCTAAAAAACGAAATCGTCACATACCTTAGCACCATGCCCTCTGTCCAAGATCTTATTCCCTCTCCTGACAAGGCATCGTCAAGCGTCGTTTCTCACAAGGATCAAAGTATCGAAGAAGTCATGGCCCGATATTTTGACGGCGTGGAGGGTCCCTACTCGGGTATAGTGACCAATGTTGTTCGCACTGCGGGCAAACTGGACAGGCTTGAAACATCGCAGTATTGCCGTTTATGCGGCATAACCCTGGACGAGGAAGGCGATTCAACCTGGGCTGGCGAGCTGGGAGACGACCCTGCAGATAGCTCCCTGACACAGAGCAAGGGGAAGCTGTGTTATGGATGCAAGCGTTCTATGGGGGGATag
- a CDS encoding uncharacterized protein (EggNog:ENOG41): MLRCLPWPRQLRLASSSSDDAASARKMPRPAPSAVQIESNMGPEGYIFAVSENRYIAPSSKRDSALPKSSAVELKLATVFDIPPDGPASITDEWIRKCLDEYKHDDVFSEEFLVCVVFNASRKPSVSSEAIDLLKEHGMKEYVVTSSTDYLPGPHVIVDQQLREVWKLVDDSNGTCMVTLKPQRE; encoded by the exons ATGCTGAGATGCCTTCCCTGGCCTCGGCAGCTGCGGCTCGCGTCCTCGTCCAGCGACGACGCAGCTTCTGCCAGAAAGATGCCCCGGCCAGCGCCGAGCGCCGTGCAGATCGAGTCCAACATGGGCCCTGAAGGCTACATATTTGCGGTGTCCGAGAACCGATACATCGCCCCATCGTCGAAACGG GACTCGGCGCTACCGAAATCGAGCGCGGTGGAGTTAAAGTTAGCAACTGTGTTTGACATCCCGCCAGACGGCCCCGCCAGCATCACCGACGAGTGGATACGCAAATGTCTCGACGAGTACAAGCACGACGATGTATTCAGCGAAGAGTTCCTCGTCTGCGTGGTATTCAATGCATCGCGCAAGCCCAGCGTATCGAGTGAAGCGATCGATCTCCTGAAAGAACATGGCATGAAGGAATACGTCGTCACCTCGTCAACCGACTACTTGCCCGGCCCGCATGTCATTGTGGACCAGCAGCTTAGAGAGGTGTGGAAGCTAGTGGACGATTCAAACGGCACCTGCATGGTCACCTTGAAACCACAAAGAGAGTAA
- a CDS encoding uncharacterized protein (EggNog:ENOG41) — MDITPGGSSSGSASAIVAYDCLDITIGTDTWGSVTRPAHWCGCFGLRPSIGAISAEGIEPYVQSWDVPGILARDLGKCRNFAAEWLTFDQFEKTPKQFSSIIWPTDFWKVIDPDQASKARLFAQSAAAKLNVKLVDMSFEECWNASPPTEDATSLPTFINPATEVLAYDVYHNSENFRLRHRDLFGRAPYKTLQNERIWSAGKKITREKRDEGF, encoded by the exons ATGGATATCACACCCGGAGGGAGCAGTTCGGGTAGTGCTTCGGCCATTGTGGCCTATGACTGCCTCGATATTACTATTGGTACTGACA CTTGGGGTAGCGTCACCCGCCCTGCCCACTGGTGTGGATGTTTTGGCCTTCGCCCTAGCATTGGAGCCATCTCTGCAGAGGGAATTGAGCCATATGTGCA ATCGTGGGATGTTCCCGGAATTCTCGCCAGAGATCTCGGCAAATGTAGAAATTTTGCGGCCGAATGGCTGACATTCGATCAGTTTGAGAAGACGCCAAAA CAATTTTCTTCAATCATCTGGCCAACCGATTTTTGGAAAGTCATTGATCCCGACCAAGCTAGCAAAGCAAGATTATTCGCCCAGTCGGCGGCCGCGAAGCTAAATGTCAAGCTTGTAGACATGTCATTTGAAGAATGCTGGAATGCGTCGCCACCAACTGAGGATGCAACTTCGCTACCTACATTCATTAATCCT GCTACCGAAGTCTTGGCGTATGATGTATACCATAACAGCGAGAATTTTCGCCTTCGGCATAGGGATTTGTTTGGGCGAGCGCCGTATAAAACGCTTCAAAATGAGCGAATCTG GTctgctggaaaaaaaattactcgagagaaaagagacgagGGATTCTAG
- a CDS encoding uncharacterized protein (EggNog:ENOG41) — translation MLPIETAGPRYRDEFPEFQRPPQRGVNALAIGPVTKSPILAIPIAEIPYHSRVSGREEKLPFAVALMGTPGSDLQLIDTAIQILSHLNLPTVVQTGRSMYNKPDQ, via the exons ATGCTGCCAATTGAGACAGCGGGACCCAGATACAGGGATGAATTCCCCGA GTTCCAGAGGCCGCCGCAAAGAGGCGTTAATGCTCTAGCTATTGGCCCCGTCACCAAATCACCAATCCTTGCCATCCCAA TTGCCGAGATTCCGTATCATTCGAGAGTTAGCGGCCGGGAGGAGAAGTTGCCATTCGCAGTAGCACTTATGGGGACGCCAG GCTCTGATTTGCAGTTGATTGATACTGCAATCCAAATCCTGTCGCACTTGAATCTTCCGACAGTTGTTCAAACCGGAAGATCCATGTATAACAAGCCCGACCAGTAA
- a CDS encoding uncharacterized protein (EggNog:ENOG41) — protein sequence MSGSLGTCAACLRRALQASTRSRTGILPAAPLQTSRRYASSVASAITERTDAPRTLILEPADSEVSKKKNQERLERIVKKELAHMNTNDPWKIAQYVENALATDRFEEALLLTKTAGKDQQVVVAWNHLIGYLLGKQRLREAIKLYNDMKKRGQLPNVQTFTVIFRGCAQSQHPKIAVAEAVRLYNILLSDKRLQPNSIHMNAVLNVCARAGDLDSMFLIADTANESTRAPTSYTYTTILNALRFQAIRDGEVKDITPEQQAANMQKAVDRGKSIWTEVIDNWRQARLVIDEELVCSMGRLLLLAPKREEKREVLNLLEQTMSIPNLANDTTMDAFQDSEMKKISVTGAAKKVPSSRAVYAIPSRNTLALVLTTLASSKLTTCGIKYWNLLVRHYGIIPDNDNWLRMFGMLKVAKASAHASSILSLVPDEFIDAKHYEIAMETCVRDNINPNAIANSNRVLESMLERLPVPGLHALRMYLRVALVSHFQFRERVQKGDEEGAKRDYGLQITTALAHLWEPYKKVHYHFFKESSKSNDSSPGAVYNSQREVIALARLMFSAFNKVINEKMLPEKDAQELRSVGAKINREIQKFYSGREEREPNLRQARRGGADQRRDAVEPDEEDNASEEDRLNSGFRPGGDFVWNTTRQAPVDEERQPRRPWDASRTRQSRGEDERQPRRSWDARRPRQFQAEEERQPRRYRDATRRQRTY from the exons ATGTCAGGAAGCTTGGGAACCTGCGCCGCCTGTCTGCGCCGTGCGTTGCAGGCGTCGACTCGCAGCAGAACCGGCATCCTTCCAGCTGCTCCCCTGCAGACCAGCAGGCGATATGCCTCTTCGGTAGCATCTGCAATCACTGAACGGACCGATGCTCCACGGACCCTCATCTTAGAGCCGGCCGATTCTGAagtctccaagaagaagaaccaagAGCGGCTGGAGCGAATCGTCAAGAAAGAGCTGGCGCACATGAATACGAATGATCCTTGGAAGATTGCCCAATATGTGGAAAATGCGCTCGCCACTGACAGATTTGAAGAGGCCTTGCTTTTGACAAAGACTGCCGGCAAAGACCAACAGGTTGTTGTGGCCTGGAATCACCTCATCGGCTATCTGCTGGGCAAGCAGCGGCTGCGGGAAGCTATCAAGCTATACAATGAT ATGAAAAAACGAGGCCAGCTGCCCAATGTCCAGACATTTACAGTCATATTCCGGGGCTGTGCCCAATCGCAGCACCCCAAGATTGCGGTTGCTGAAGCTGTCAGGCTATACAATATCCTTCTCAGCGATAAGCGTCTGCAGCCCAACTCAATACACATGAACGCCGTTCTCAACGTTTGCGCAAGAGCCGGCGACCTCGACTCCATGTTCCTCATCGCCGATACTGCCAACGAATCCACCCGTGCCCCTACGTCGTATACCTACACCACCATCTTGAATGCCTTGAGATTTCAGGCAATCCGCGATGGAGAAGTAAAGGATATAACGCCGGAGCAGCAAGCCGCAAATATGCAAAAGGCTGTGGATCGCGGAAAGAGCATTTGGACTGAAGTTATTGACAACTGGAGACAAGCCCGGCTGGTCATCGATGAAGAGCTGGTGTGCTCCATGGGTCGCTTGCTCCTCCTCGCGCctaagagggaagaaaagagggagGTGCTCAATTTGCTAGAACAAACCATGAGCATCCCCAACCTGGCCAATGACACCACCATGGATGCATTCCAGGACtccgagatgaagaaaatctCTGTTACTGGTGCTGCGAAGAAGGTGCCTTCGTCTAGAGCAGTGTATGCCATCCCTAGCCGAAATACCCTGGCCTTGGTCTTGACGACTTTGGCCTCTTCAAAGCTCACCACATGCGGCATCAAATACTGGAATCTCCTGGTCCGCCATTATGGCATCATACCGGACAACGACAACTGGCTCCGCATGTTTGGTATGCTCAAAGTTGCCAAGGCCAGCGCTCACGCCTCCTCAATCCTAAGCCTCGTTCCCGACGAATTTATCGATGCCAAGCACTACGAGATCGCCATGGAGACGTGTGTCCGCGACAACATCAACCCCAACGCCATTGCCAATTCAAACCGAGTGCTAGAGTCTATGCTTGAGCGCCTCCCTGTCCCGGGCTTGCACGCTCTTCGTATGTACTTACGGGTTGCCCTCGTCAGCCACTTTCAGTTCCGCGAAAGAGTCCAGAAGGGCGACGAAGAAGGCGCTAAGCGTGACTATGGGCTGCAGATAACAACTGCCCTCGCACATCTATGGGAGCCTTATAAAAAGGTTCACTACCACTTCTTTAAAGAGAGCTCTAAAAGCAACGATTCTAGCCCAGGAGCAGTGTACAACAGCCAACGCGAGGTCATTGCCTTGGCTCGTCTCATGTTTAGCGCATTCAACAAGGTTATCAACGAGAAGATGCTTCCGGAGAAGGACGCACAGGAACTCCGCTCGGTTGGCGCAAAGATTAACCGCGAGATTCAAAAGTTCTACTCGGGCCgtgaggagagagagcccAACTTGCGACAGGCTCGCCGTGGCGGTGCGGACCAGAGGCGAGACGCTGTTGagccagatgaagaagacaacGCGAGTGAAGAGGATAGGCTTAATAGTGGATTTAGGCCGGGAGGCGACTTTGTCTGGAATACGACAAGGCAAGCGCCAGTAGATGAGGAGAGGCAGCCCCGGAGACCTTGGGATGCCAGCAGGACAAGACAATCgcgaggagaagacgaaagGCAGCCTAGGAGGTCATGGGATGCCCGCAGGCCAAGACAGTTCCAAGCGGAGGAAGAAAGGCAGCCTAGGAGATATAGAGATGCCACCAGGAGGCAGAGGACGTATTAA
- a CDS encoding uncharacterized protein (EggNog:ENOG41) yields MEGEQDIKSECGGDHGPTIESSMYYLDRVPLYDTEKPYSMRYLPEEDIPQSNYVKVKHPISVRSIREPGAGPFRIEQCGFQIINIHSKLTYDEFWDNERVQSVYIPEVKQALKLETGAKYVHVLDYAVRKRHESFPVSTGKEYQYDQPTALAHIDFTAKEGERIVRVLFGDRAEEVLKSRWQAINVWKPIKGPLDDWPLGLCDSRSVDFAKDTIAGDIVFDDFVTENLQIFPSPNFQWYYVPEQNTWEALMFKSADSDETAVPGCPHSGFHNPHARKGNLRESLDCRAFVFYADLEEYPPIVGDVFQAKSHML; encoded by the exons ATGGAAGGAGAACAAGATATTAAGAGCGAATGCGGTGGGGACCATGGACCAACAATTGAGTCATCAATGTATTACCTTGATCGGGTGCCGTTATATGACACCGAAAAGCCGTACAGTATGAGATACCTGCCTGAAGAGGACATTCCCCAGAGTAATTATGTCAAGGTGAAGCATCCTATATCGGTAAGGAGCATCCGGGAGCCAGGGGCAGGGCCATTTCGCATAGAGCAATGTGGCTTTCAGATTATCAATATTCATTCCAAATTAACCTATGATGAATTTTGGGACAATGAGAGAGTGCAAAGCGTATATATCCCGGAAGTGAAGCAAGCTTTGAAGCTTGAAACGGGGGCAAAATATGTGCATGTTTTGGATTATGCT GTTAGAAAGCGTCATGAAAGCTTTCCGGTTTCAACAGGCAAGGAGTATCAGTACGATCAGCCGACAGCGTTGGCTCACATTG ACTTCACTGCCAAAGAGGGCGAACGCATCGTACGAGTTCTTTTTGGAGATCGAGCCGAAGAAGTTCTCAAAAGCCGCTGGCAAGCCATCAA CGTATGGAAGCCGATAAAAGGCCCCCTCGATGACTGGCCGCTAGGGCTTTGCGATTCGAGGTCAGTAGATTTTGCAAAGGACACCATTGCCGGAGACATAGTATTTGATGACTTTGTGACGGAGAATCTGCAAATCTTCCCATCTCCGAATTTTCAATGGTATTATGTGCCAGAACAGAATACTTGGGAAGCTTTGATGTTTAAGAGTGCAGATAGCGACGAGACTGCAGTGCCAG GATGTCCGCATTCTGGTTTTCACAACCCGCACGCTAGAAAAGGCAACTTGAGGGAGAGTCTTGACTGCAGGGCATTTGTATTCTACGCGGATCTTGAGGAATACCCTCCTATCGTAGGCGACGTTTTTCAAGCCAAATCGCATATGCTGTGA
- a CDS encoding uncharacterized protein (EggNog:ENOG41), which yields MATSNSVPASAPKQEPLDALQSLINDVLVQTGKALRASRKDSRGNLTHIPGTSQSKLPETIRLFHNALDELEEEIIEAKSVLLRDLNELQERKKKLLAQTQTTPQQSITIDIPSTSPEPMLKDEPMAESIDLKPMAPFPNMSIDLSEADHMDISAGESNGQQPQPPPPGGMNGINGKASPGFASRLPAGDHKPTIDMLPETTSSNQPRTKAETSGMNFTNMEFTLAPPSNEASGQNTSSKEPFFDLTTFAPADGGDEILNLNNLLPDQPSTGNNNNNNNQPSISAAAHSISIPNANAPAKVEEPKIEALDPSANLNTEFFGNDAGAADGMDFDFSLGGSGDDTFDDLMNNRDSTFELMDAGGDFDTAFFGLDKPDETTS from the exons ATGGCGACGTCCAACTCAGTCCCGGCCTCGGCTCCAAAACAGGAGCCGTTAGACGCCCTCCAGTCACTCATCAACGATGTT CTCGTGCAAACTGGAAAGGCCCTGCGGGCATCGCGTAAAGACTCTCGCGGGAATCTGACACATATCCCTGGCACTTCACAATCCAAGCTGCCAGAGACCATTCGGCTCTTCCACAACGCGCTGGACGAGCTTGAAGAGGAAATT ATTGAAGCCAAGTCGGTCTTACTCAGAGATCTCAATGAGCTacaagagaggaagaagaaactcTTGGCCCAAACACAAACTACTCCTCAGCAGTCCATAACTATTGATATCCCATCCACATCGCCTGAGCCCATGCTCAAGGACGAGCCCATGGCAGAGAGCATAGACTTGAAGCCTATGGCACCATTCCCCAATATGAGCATTGATCTTTCAGAGGCCGACCACATGGATATCTCTGCCGGGGAGTCCAACGGCCAGCAACCGCAACCGCCACCACCCGGCGGCATGAATGGAATCAACGGAAAGGCCAGCCCAGGATTCGCCTCTCGGCTGCCCGCTGGAGATCACAAGCCGACTATAGACATGCTGCCTGAAACCACCAGCTCAAATCAGCCTCGCACCAAGGCAGAGACTTCCGGCATGAACTTTACCAACATGGAATTCACTCTCGCGCCGCCGAGTAACGAAGCTTCTGGCCAGAATACGTCTTCCAAGGAGCCCTTTTTCGACCTAACCACCTTTGCCCCGGCTGATGGCGGGGATGAAATATTGAATCTCAACAACCTCTTACCTGACCAGCCATCTACTGGCAataacaacaataacaacaaccAGCCGTCAATCTCAGCCGCCGCTCATAGCATCTCAATCCCCAACGCCAACGCTCCCGCAAAGGTTGAAGAACCAAAAATCGAAGCCCTTGATCCCTCAGCCAATCTCAACACAGAGTTCTTCGGCAACGATGCTGGAGCCGCCGACGGAATGGACTTTGACTTTAGCCTAGGTGGCTCCGGAGACGATACCTTTGACGACCTTATGAACAACCGCGACAGCACCTTTGAGCTTATGGATGCTGGCGGTGACTTTGACACTGCCTTTTTTGGACTGGACAAACCGGATGAGACGACGTCTTAA
- a CDS encoding uncharacterized protein (EggNog:ENOG41), with the protein MSRNVKSQLGFLKRDKLYETVRPYSCRYTPHDGTPRHNLTVEMVDVTVHDARPLNPTIEENGFTLASFPTEMAYQDYADGERISSIYVPELEKHIRALLQAPHVKVIDYAVW; encoded by the coding sequence ATGTCGAGAAATGTTAAAAGCCAGCTTGGCTTCCTCAAGAGAGACAAGCTGTATGAGACCGTGAGGCCTTATAGTTGTCGATACACTCCACACGATGGCACTCCGCGTCATAATTTGACGGTGGAAATGGTAGACGTAACTGTCCACGATGCGAGGCCACTGAACCCCACCATCGAAGAGAATGGCTTCACACTGGCTTCGTTCCCCACTGAGATGGCTTACCAGGATTACGCTGATGGCGAGAGGATTTCTAGCATTTATGTGCCAGAATTAGAGAAGCATATTCGCGCTTTATTGCAAGCGCCTCATGTTAAAGTGATTGACTATGCAGTATGGTAA
- a CDS encoding uncharacterized protein (EggNog:ENOG41) yields the protein MAAPQQGATRPQEVDFAARSSCENNALNRRSRLPLDTSVAPVHQNGCFEIDRVIKSGCVQKRTQKTKNWKSVYLVLRPNAVSLYKDDKEAKLRHQIYLSELSAVAILKDPKHKRKNLFGLFSASRNFHFAAPTPQDAQEWVDLIRKVARLDEEEDEMYFGSPVAHGMSPTAPALESWGNHIDNALSSSPENLGPFDPSAPKFMGGHRRLSYTLESSGLSGNEMLSYSDFSDSEVQRSHGVSFENLAVKPIPETTATNAQPRQAVLPGQRPETSARSASQISAVTAEQESERVIWQGSLWMQRTKRGVRQWKSMWGVLRARQLVLYKDESEYAAQAIIEVADVVNVVEIDPVSKSKTHCLQIITEEKTHRFCAPDEESLVLFLGAFKSLLTKRRTMEARTLATVVVNPPSS from the exons ATGGCAGCCCCTCAACAGGGAGCAACGAGACCACAGGAGGTCGATTTCGCTGCCCGCAGCTCCTGCGAAAACAATGCGCTTAACCGACGCAGTCGCTTACCCCTGGATACGTCGGTCGCTCCCGTGCACCAGAACGGGTGCTTTGAGATCGATCGTGTAATAAAGAGCGGATGTGTTCAGAAGCGCACCCAGAAGACAAAG AACTGGAAGAGCGTTTACCTTGTTTTACGACCAAATGCCGTTTCTTTATACAAGGACGACAAGGAAGCCAAGCTCCGACATCAGATTTACCTGTCAGAACTCTCTGCCGTCGCCATCCTCAAGGACCCAAAGCACAAGCGAAAAAATCTATTTGGACTTTTTTCCGCCTCGAGAAATTTCCATTTTGCGGCCCCCACGCCGCAGGATGCGCAAGAATGGGTTGACTTGATCCGCAAGGTTGCCAGGctcgacgaagaagaggacgaaaTGTATTTTGGCAGCCCGGTGGCGCATGGCATGTCGCCAACCGCGCCAGCACTCGAGAGCTGGGGAAACCACATAGACAATGCGCTTTCAAGCTCGCCCGAAAACCTGGGCCCCTTTGACCCTTCTGCGCCAAAATTCATGGGAGGACACCGTCGCTTATCATACACGCTGGAATCCTCTGGTCTATCTGGCAACGAAATGCTCTCGTACTCTGACTTTTCCGACAGCGAGGTTCAACGAAGCCATGGCGTATCCTTTGAGAATCTCGCCGTCAAACCGATTCCcgaaacaacagcaacaaacgCGCAACCTCGACAGGCCGTCCTACCAGGCCAACGTCCAGAAACGTCCGCCCGCTCGGCGAGTCAAATAAGCGCCGTGACCGCTGAGCAGGAATCCGAACGGGTTATTTGGCAAGGCTCGCTCTGGATGCAGCGAACCAAACGCGGCGTACGTCAGTGGAAAAGCATGTGGGGAGTGCTGCGAGCGCGACAGCTCGTGCTGTACAAAGACGAGTCCGAATATGCTGCACAGGCCATCATCGAAGTGGCTGACGTTGTCAACGTTGTCGAAATCGACCCTGTCAGCAAGAGTAAGACGCACTGCCTCCAAATCATCACCGAGGAGAAAACGCACCGCTTCTGCGCGCCCGACGAGGAGTCTCTGGTGCTATTTCTTGGTGCATTCAAGAGTCTGCTGACCAAGAGGCGAACGATGGAAGCCCGCACGTTAGCGACCGTCGTGGTTAAtcctccatcatcataa
- a CDS encoding uncharacterized protein (EggNog:ENOG41) has translation MAPVATEFEKIINTARERKKNEALADKIFSRGRRQSAPTNSKPQIGGSLASRVGVKKSQPQNKAVTATSSRRRRASVPAGDVNGEWTHDLHSTVNRPNSSANAPLSSRITLPGGAAANSAAKKAAAKKKVARLTAAFDRMETDDSVKRQVNIVKNGKSQARDTGMTIRGLAGPFAVMAQNFAPGTTAADIESAMTPVGGEMVSCEIVKTQPFIIVEMVFASREGGEKVIETFNNKTADGRIIKVYPKPGGYKANRNSPFSGRQKTSQDDDLIVDYNNDLMDRENVPPSSRGGSNRLQYNNDGNKNNNINKRGRGFQKGSNNGGR, from the exons ATGGCGCCCGTTGCCACCGAATTCGAAAAAATCATCAATACCG CCCGAGAGCGCAAGAAGAATGAGGCTCTCGCCGACAAGATCTTCTCCAGGGGCCGTCGCCAGAGCGCACCGACCAACTCCAAGCCTCAGATCGGAGGATCGCTCGCCAGCCGTGTCGGCGTGAAGAAG TCCCAGCCTCAGAACAAAGCCGTCACCGCAACCTCATCTCGACGCCGCAGAGCAAGCGTGCCCGCGGGCGATGTCAACGGCGAATGGACTCACGATCTGCACAGCACCGTCAACCGACCCAACTCATCCGCCAATGCCCCTCTCAGCTCTCGAATCACCCTCCCCGGCGGTGCTGCCGCCAACAGTGCCGCCAAgaaagccgccgccaagaaAAAAGTCGCTAGACTAACGGCTGCCTTCGACCGCATGGAGACCGACGACTCTGTCAAACGCCAGGTCAACATTGTAAAGAACGGCAAGTCCCAGGCGCGAGATACCGGCATGACGATTCGGGGGCTTGCAGGACCGTTTGCCGTCATGGCACAGAACTTTGCGCCTGGAACGACGGCGGCGGATATCGAGAGCGCAATGACGCCGGTTGGTGGCGAGATGGTCAGCTGCGAAATCGTCAAGACGCAGCCGTTTATCATTGTGGAGATGGTGTTTGCATCAAGAGAGGGCGGAGAGAAAGTAATTGAGACGTTCAACAACAAGACT GCCGACGGTAGAATCATCAAAGTGTACCCCAAGCCAGGCGGCTACAAGGCAAATCGCAATTCACCCTTCTCAGGACGCCAAAAGACATCCCAAGACGACGACCTAATCGTCGACTACAACAACGACCTCATGGACAGGGAGAACGTGCCCCCCTCGTCAAGGGGCGGCAGCAACAGGCTGCAATACAACAACGACGGCAATAAGAACAATAACATCAACAAGCGAGGCCGAGGATTCCAAAAGGGTTCCAACAACGGCGGACGATAG